Within Anolis sagrei isolate rAnoSag1 chromosome 3, rAnoSag1.mat, whole genome shotgun sequence, the genomic segment CTACTTGCAAACGCTCTTTTTCAATCTGCAACTTCTCAGATTCAAACTTCAAGAACTGCAACCTTTCCTTCTCAAGCTGCAAACGCTCCTTttcaattttcagtttttctgttTCAAGATCCAAAGGCTGCAAGACAGGTTTTTCAGACTGGCTGGGATCAATCTCTGGTGCAGGTTTTTCAGCATGCAAAGCTTCAAGCCTTAGTTTCTCCCGTTCAATCTGCAATCGCTCCTTTTCCAGCTGCAGCCTCTCGTGCTCCAGGTCAATGTGCCGCAACCGCTCTTTTTCAATCTGCAAGCGTTCCTTCTCAACTTGTAGGCGTTCTGCTTCGATATCCAATCGCTGTTTCTCCAACTCTAGCTTTTGCTTCTCCAAGCTGATCAGCAAATGTGAATCTTCGTAGGCCAACCTAGCCTGAGCAGAGCTTAGATTTCCAAATTCTTCTATGTGGGTGAAATCAGGGAGGTCACTTTCCTTCTTAGAATCTGGCAACACTGAGGACAaaatctcttcttcttcctcaataGGAAACTAAAGAAATCAACCAAAAAATTAGTGCTGCTCCATCTTAGGTGGAATACATACACAAATCCCAAGTAACACAGTAGGAGCTACACTGACAGGCTTCAAttctgtatattttatatttacacAGGAGGTATACTTGAATAATCTGATGGTGACAGTTGGtatgaaaaaaaatggaactgCTACAAAAAAGCtccaaacaaaactaaaaaactaAAGATCTGCAGCCCCAAACCAAGTATTCTTGTCGTTCCCATATCTACTAATCTAAAATAGGGTAAGAAACTATCATATTGCAAGTTTTCCTAAGCCTTTCCTTAACTGTTGTTTAAAGTGGAGAACAGTGACAGGGCATTTtacaatatatacacatttatttacATCTCACCTTTTCTCCTAATGGGACCTACAGTTGACTAATTATTACTTTAAGATAAACAGTTTGCTGTAGCCACGTGATCTTCATGTGAGACATGACTAGTAGGGTACTTCAGGATACCGTCCTAGGTCCAGTGATATTGGATGTTTTTATAAATGACTTATGATGATGAAATAGAATGGGGTGGGTAGATTAGAGCcgggatcctcaaactatggcccaggggctggatacagccctccaaggtcatttacccggccctcgctcagggtcaacttaagtctgaaaggacttgaaagcacaacagcaatcctatctcatcagccaaaagcaggcccacactttctattgaaatactaataagtttatatttgttaaaattgttcttcattttaattattttattgtttttaagtgttttttgaactacaaataaggtatgtgcagtgtgcataggaattcattcatattttttcgaattataatccgaccctccaacagtttgagggactgtgacctggccctctgtttaaaaagtttgaggacccctggattagagaaTACCCCAGAGGTCTGGAACAGAATTCAACAAGACCTTGATAAACTGGTACTAACAACATGATAAACTAACAGCATGAacttcaacagggataaatggaAGGTAATACCTCCggatagaaaaaatgaaatagacAAATATAAGATGGTTAACAGAAGACTTGAAAGTAATACATATGAAAAGGATATAGGAGTCTTAGAAAAACACAGGCTAAACCGctgtcaacagtgtgatgcagcagccaaCAAAGACAATGCAACTCTGGGCTGtatcaacaggagtatagtgaCTACATGGAGGGAAGTATGGCTTTTGGTTAGACCTCAACTGGAATCCTTTTTTCAGTTTTGGGTATTATAGTTCAAGTAAGATATCAGCAAGCTGGAATATAACTAGGAAAGGGCAACCAATCTATTCAAACGTCTGAAAATCAAGCCTTATGGAAAACAACTTAGggagatgggtatgtttagcttagagGAAAATAATGGATGACCTgacagccatctttaaatatctaaagGAATGTCATATATAAGATGGCTCATCCTTGTTCCAGGCATGAACCAATAGATTTAAATCGTAAGAAAAAAGTTCCCACCTAACCACTggaatttttgtttgtttcctgtgataactgtttgacagtggaattgcTTGCCTTGGATGTTGATTTGGAAGTCTTTAGATCGAAGCTGAATACAACACATTTCAGGAGTGCTTCATTTATGTATTCTTTCATGGCATGTGGTGAACTAGATAGCCCTTTTGGTCTCTTCTCACtagtataattatatttatttgattATTCGTAGTCagttttcattttgttaatttctcttttgtcatAAGTttatggtcattatttttgtattattttgtttattttttaatgtttgtatttgagttgagcattgaatgtttgcgttTCTTGTGTGTAAACCTCCCTGAGTACCCTTGGGGAGAGaaagtggtctataaataaagttgttgttgttgttgttgttgttgttaagattTGATTATTCCATATTTTATCCTAGAATACAACAGTAATATGAAGGCAAACCTTCTTGTGCTATCAAACTACTTTCTGACTCAAAAAAAGCATTACTGATTACTAGGTAAAAATTGAAATTCAAGTGATATGAGGAAAAGAGAATAAAGCAACACATTCATTAAATATGAAAATGTACTAAGTAAACAAATTCCTCTATCAAGTTAGAACTATATACACAATTCTAACCCACACCCACAACATAATACAAAGGCCAACAAATATAGCATCAAAAAAGTTCAATGAACAAAAAACTAAATAAAAGGCACATTAAAATGTCATTCCTAACTACAAGAGCAACCCAAACCACGAGTTCAACAGTATTTTGTAGGACTTCTACAAAAATTTCCAAGCTAAGGACTTTATTACCTGATGGGAAAGAAAAATCTATTAACTATGGAACAAAGACCTCGtatcattttttttcatgcaGACTTTTTGTATAAATTATATAAGCATAGAGAAAAATTAGCTTTCTCATCAGATATAACAAAATGCAGGTGAGTTGTTACTAAAAGATATAACTTTTCATTTGTTATTTCCAAGTTGTTTTATAAGTATGCCTTggtgttgtttatttgattgtccatgatttgatgttttgtttttctttggcattgaatgtttgcccattTTTGTTGTAAACAACCCTGCCCTTTTGGGAGAAAGGGCAGGacagaaataaaattttattattatttttatattataaacTGTAGTTTACCTGAAAAAGTTTGTAAGAAGTAATTTTGTACAGATCTATGACACCTCTTGTACTGAAAATACTATcagtgtaatgtgtgtgtgtgtgtgtgtatatatatatatagagagagagagagagagagagcgagcgagcGAATGAGAACAAGTTTAAAATGTCCATGCTGCTAGCTATGAAAGAGTTAAGTTGTGGATCATTCTGAAACATGCGTGGAACAGACAAGGAAAATGTTGCAATAGACTAGGAGACTGCACACTGAATTAATGCTCTGAtaacagtggggtataaatataacagAAGCCATTGCTGTTTCTTGGCTCTTATTGTTTGCATATGACTGTGTTAACGAATAAGTGTTACTGCAatgaataaaatgtaaataaagttaAGAGCCACTACTGTAACAGAAACAACTGTGTCTGAAGTCAGTTAACTGGGTGATAAGAAGCAAGTTGGCCAGGAAATTACATTGATAAATACCCACTTCAAAACTCTgtggatcctcctcctcttcttccactttCACCTCAGTCAGTGATCCACCTGCTTCTCTGAAGTCTGTTATACTTTGCCACTCAAATCCCGATTCACCTGGAAATCCCATTTTCTCATCAATATCTTCATTGAGAGAGTCATCCAAATCAGATGTAGGAAGGTGAAAGCCAGCACCCACCAACTTGATGTTAgtgttcagtcgcttccgtttCATGAGTGCTCTCCAATCGAGGTATCGCCTCTTGACTTCTGTCCCTGTTCTTTGCTCTCCTTCACCCACAGCATTCACACACTCTGCTATTTCTTCCCAAGCCTTTCGCTTCATCTCGTTAATGGTTGTATTTAGCTGTTTGGAGAAAAGGACTTCTCTTCTTTTTCGGATTTCTTTAAGTAGTGTTTGAGTTTCCTGAACGCTAAAattgcttttcctttttctttttagttgTTTCATCTTTTCCAACTTTCAATGTATTTCTATCTGCAgcagacaaaaaaagaaaagaaaaaagattaaTGCTTTATTTCTTAACAATTATTCTGAACTGTTTGCTCCTGAGCATCACTGAGCTCTTTTTCCAATTTAGTTGCTTTTTCCCTTTAAAGAAATTAAGAGTAAATAACATAATacatgttattttgttgtatacTGTATTTGCCCCAGTATTGAAATAGTCATTATCAATTAAGAGATCTTTAATTCCATGGAAGATTCATCATgattttcaaaaattaaatacaTTCTGTAAAATACTGCCTACTCTTGCCTGCATGGTAAACTAGTTCAAGATCTTAAAGCATGAGACAAGACACAGAGAAGAGTACTTCAGATCTCTTGGTCACTATGGGACATTGTGAGGTAAGTAAAAAAATGGACACAATGGAGAGGCATCTCTTGAACAAAGATGCAACCATACTGATGGCACACACGACAAAAACGGTGACAGAACATTTAAACTTAGCAATGAAGGAAAGTCAACTATCAGACAATCCGGAAGAGAACCAGTTTGGGGTGAATGATCACCAAATAATGAAAGTCTGTATTCCAATCTTTCTCAAACTGGAGgttgagaagaaggaggaggaggaggaggaggaagatgaggaggaggaggaggaaaggaaggaaggaagaaaggaaggaaggaaggaagaggaggaggaggagggagggagggagggaaggaggacgaggaggaggggaagaagacaactttatttgtatcctgctctaTTCTCCCCGAGGGCTTGCAAAGATGGCAAGAGTGACCCATGGTATTTGGGATGGGATTCTGGGCAGGGCTTCTCTCTCATAGGGAAGGTGCTCTTACTGATGTCTCAGCTGTCAAATGCAAAACAGCTTCTCTTCCCTCTTATTTTGCCCCTTACTCCTGTCTCCTCCCCATTCAAAATGAAACCATGCATCAAAAAAGTGGGAAAGTTCATGGATTTATAAAGgtatatacagatagatagagcGACTATATACAAACAAACAATTATGAAACCATCTATTACAAAGGTACAGAAAAGCTTAATTAAAGtacaaagaaaaagaacaaaaatggcaaatataATAGATTAACTGTTATATAACTGACCTATTATAAGACATTGCATTGCATTTTCAAAGAGCTCTTGACGAATACAGAAGAACTGTTTTGTCATATGACTTTTGCAGTTCCATTCACTGATATCTTCAAAATGTATTTAGGTTTATTTTGAGAGATTTTGTTACATGCAAAAGTAATAAATGGATACCATTGTTCTTTGAAGTCattcatatatgtatattttatttcaaatagTTTTAAATTTAGATGCTAAGTACTGCTTAAATACCAAGATGCAGATGTTGAGCACTATCCTCAAAACTCTTCCAAATTGTATTTGGATATACATGTTTCTCAATTACTTCTAACTTCGGTTCTGCAAGAAGGATGCTGATGAGTGATTTGTGAAATTTTTATTGTGATCATGATACATTCAGAGAAGTAATACTTCAACTTAGCAGAGTACGCTGTTCGGACATTTATGAAATGGATTTTAACATAACCGTCCAGTATGCTTTTGTCTGGGGACAGTGTATCTGCATGTGAAGTAGGGACCTTTTGCAGAGCATCCTAATCAGTATTGCACTATGCTGTTATCAATAATTTCAGGTTTAATGAGTGTGAACAGATATCTATGTtttcttagatagatagatagatagatagatatggttatTGAGATGCAATTATAAATTAAATATTTCACAGTGCTGTTCCATTCTGTAAATGCAGTATCTAAAAACTATTCTCAATATTTACTCTTGTGTATGCTTCATATAAGGTGTTTTTACTTACATGCCATTTTTACTTATCAGTCATTAATGTTGTCTACTACTTTTACTTCCAATTTATTTTTCATGATTCAATAATAATCTTCACAGTTCATTTTAAATCCACTTCAAAACTCTTTTGATCACTGTACAAAAATTTTAATTAGTGCCCTCAATAAAGAATTAGGAATAAACTGGAGATAGCAATGAATTCAAATAATCCAGTATTTAGCCATTGGGTCAGGAAAAGTGTTCTTCATAAATCATTTCTGGATTGGATTCCAGTCTGCCCAATCTACTGTTCTGAAAGCTTTGCAAACTGAATTCAGCAGTAAATACCAGTCTCTTCCagcagggagaggtgggtaagaactACTATTATTACAATGATGTCATGCTTAGCAAAATACTAAACTGCTGAGTTCAATGCAATCTACTGCCTGGATAATCCTAACCAAACGGATTAATGAACAGGTGTCTGTGAATTCAGATGGAATTAACTTTCAAGAAACCATGGATGGGATACCATTTTCACTGTGAGTCCTCAATGTCGTTGCTGCGTGTCTTCAATTTCTGCTTTATGGTTTATCTGTCATGaggtttctgttttttttcccatgtttaatgtgtttttattttggttgttgtattttatgatgtttctattttaatgtgtttgattttatggattgctttgcttttatgtttctaTGGACATTTGTCCCACATGTAAGTCGCTTCAGGgggatgggatataaaataaaataattataattattatcatcatcattattattattagagttttctcttgtcattgccttcctctgatacCGAGAGGATGTGACTTGTTCAAAGTGACCCAGTGGATGTCCATGCCCATGGCTAATCTTGGTCTCTAGGTATTAGTTCAACAACCAAACTGCTATACCATGCTGGCCCTAAATACTTGTGATAAAAGCTTAGACAAAATCTACATGTGTCATAACAGTGCCCTGTTCAGGTGAAAGGACAATGGTCTTCtatatctatggattcaaccactCATGTGTTCAAATAAAAAATTCGAAAGATGAAACTtaatttttgctattttataaaaATGATCCCATTTTATTCAGCCACATAATGGAACTTTAGCACCACAATTTTGTTACCTACAGGTGGCCCTGaaacaaaaccccagcagatatcgAGCCCACTCTAAAAAGCATATGTTGACTGCTTCtctgggaaaaaaacaaaacaaatacaatcatTTCCCTTTGTGTGAAAACAATGGGCCCAGGGCTCTTCTCTGATGTACTTTCAACTTTTTAGgtttattcttttaaaatgtacatgAGGAAAGAACCAAAGAATAAAAAGGAGAGAGGCAAAGAAAATGTTAGCCCCTGACAAAAACCAGCTTATATAAAGAAATATTAGGAATGCTTCCAGACAGAAGGCTCACAAAGCTAACAATCTGAAGTTGTGCGGttactcattttttttttgcctttttcctATTTACTACACACAAGCTGTCATTCTTGATGTTATGTTTTCAATAAAAATAACTGTTTAAAAGTGATGGAAGGTTTGGTGAGGCTACATAGAAAGGATGGAGCTCATCATCCAGGCCACCATTAAAATTCTGCAAAATGAGGGAGGACAGTCCAACTGCACAATAGAAACCTTATCTGGAAGCATCCCAGGTGTGGACTTCTCCCATGAGGCCAACCGGTTTTGTGTATTCTGGTCTTGATATATTTCTTGTTCTTTCATAAGGACTGCATGCCATTATTGAAAtctctagtaaaaaaaaaagtacaggttgagcatcccttggaTCTGGAACTCCAAAATACCCATACAGTGTGGCTGAGGTAGTGACACCTTTGCCCATTGAAGCTTCAATGTACTCAAAACttgatttcatgcacaaaattttcATAAATATtagataaaattaccttcaggatgCACATGAAACACAAATTTCATGTTCAGATTTTTGTACCATTTCCGAGGTATCTCAtcatgtacatataatatatgcaaataaaggtatgtcaaaatccaaaatattcccaaCATCACAAACTGTCCATGTTGGAGGCTGAGATAGGGccccctttgctttctggtgtctcaatgcacacaaactttgttttaggCACAACATTTTTTTAAGATTCTGTATAGAATTAacttcaggctatatgtatatgaaacaataatgaatataacaaaacaataattaattaaTGAAGACCTTCCTGTTTGAAATATCTTTTAACTAGGTCTTAAGCTAATCCTAGCACTTTATTATCATATGGGAATTTTGGATGGAtttcaatttaattttaattgtctGTAAGATGGATGATTCTATGGAGCATTTATGTAACTCTTTGGGTTGTTTTAATCAATGATTTTATGTTAAATTGCATATTTCAAAGTTATATGGGCCGGAGGTTTAACACAGcttgtaaatcatcagcaattataagatctttCAACCGAAAGGTTTcaagttcaaagccctgggtgggcgtgagctgccaactgtcagcctagctcattgcttacctaagcaattcgaaaacagctttagctgtaattagagaaattaagtatcgctaaaagcgggggaggtgttttacaccgccatctgtcaggggtgatttgaatgcaatattcctgcttcttggcagggggttggactggatggcccatgaggtctcttccaactctttgattctatgataaagaaagaacattagaaaatgctgggcggccaaaaggaaagaggaagtcctgacggctatTCGTCATAGATAGagaaacagcaccccctggacttgaGCCCAAGCTTCCATggtacctccttctgttctgtctgtctgtgtattgtctataaaaagtggcattgaatgtttgccatgtatgtgtactgtgatcctccctgagttcccttcagggtgagaagggcggaatataaagtatatatattttaaaatttttaatcattatttattattatttatttaccttacttatataccgctgttctcagcccgaaggcgactcacagcggttcacaacaaatacgaacagcaaaaattcaatgctacagtatagaaacagttaacaacctaacacattgaaatcattacatttggcccggccttagttttaaatgcgttgtgGAGTTATTgtgtaatgtttattgctattgttttagtgtttattgcttgttttatgagtttatttattgttgtatttgttatgctgttgttttattggtgttgagcctcggcctcttgtaagccgcaccgagtccttcaggagatgttagcgggatataaataaagatttattattattattattattattattattgtgggccTCCTTGGGTCTGCCAGGATAAAGATGGCATAGAAatcccagaaataaataaataaataacctaattTATAtaatcagcagccaggttaccaACCGGGGCTCCATACAGGGAGTGTGTGCCaaggttcgcagcctgggagtgatcctggactcattaaACACGttggctattattattaaaatgttaagggatttaaaaaagaaattaatcCTTCTTaatcattattacattttatttgaaaacgtattacattatttttgaaaATTAAAACCTAATCAACAAATTACTCCCAcaagtatagggttacagcctgtgctggatggggttacactccccctgaaggcgcaggttcgcagtctgggggttctccttgattcatcgctgagcctggagccccaagtttcagcagtggtcaggggagcttttgcacaattaaaacttgtgcgccagctgcgctcgtaccttaggaagtctgacttggccatggtccatgctttggttacatcccgtttagattactgcaacgctctctacatggggttgcctctgaagactgcccggaagcttcaattagtccaaggTGCAGctgccagactactaacgggagcggggtacagggagcatactactcctctgttgtgccagctccactggctgccagtcagcttccgagcacaattcaaagtgctggtcttaaacctataaagccctaaacgactccggcccaatttacctgtccaaacgtatcctcccctatgaaccatcaagattgctaagatcgtctggaggggccctgctcgcgatcccaccggcctcacaggcgcggctggtggggacgagagacagggccttctcggtggtggcctctcgactctggaactcccttccactggagatcagaactgccccttctatcttaacgttcaggaaacaggtgaaaacttggctttggggattggcattcgacgaatgagccatgatcctgtgatatggatggatcacgatgaataatgatttttgatgacgactgaccactgtaattatatgattgtattttgctattttaatgttttagtgtgatttagaatatggtgttttaatgactgtctgtaatattgatgttggaaacctgcctgagtccctcgaacggaggtgagaagacaggtatacaaaactgctaaataaataaataagttgggtCCAGATTCCTTATTTGTGGGGGTTGCAGTTGCCTGTGAAAGTggtagccaatcagaaagctgcgaCATACATACATCACccaccacatacaaacactgcctattattatatatacaggtaattattgtaatttaatatattaagtttgtccatgcctggtttagatgcaCACTACCAACAAAACACCTCCAGTTGTAAGATACACCTCATTATAGACATACTTACATTGTTGTGTGTGTAGTgtgtcttagaatggaagaaatacaatcattaacacagtgaca encodes:
- the MSANTD4 gene encoding myb/SANT-like DNA-binding domain-containing protein 4, translated to MKQLKRKRKSNFSVQETQTLLKEIRKRREVLFSKQLNTTINEMKRKAWEEIAECVNAVGEGEQRTGTEVKRRYLDWRALMKRKRLNTNIKLVGAGFHLPTSDLDDSLNEDIDEKMGFPGESGFEWQSITDFREAGGSLTEVKVEEEEEDPQSFEFPIEEEEEILSSVLPDSKKESDLPDFTHIEEFGNLSSAQARLAYEDSHLLISLEKQKLELEKQRLDIEAERLQVEKERLQIEKERLRHIDLEHERLQLEKERLQIEREKLRLEALHAEKPAPEIDPSQSEKPVLQPLDLETEKLKIEKERLQLEKERLQFLKFESEKLQIEKERLQVEKERLRIQREGHLQ